The genomic interval GCGGAGGTCGGGGCCAACAGCGATGCCTTCGCCATCTCCGCCGTCACCGACTACTGGAAGCTGCTCGTGGGCCATCCCCCCACCCCCGAGGAGAACGCCGAGTTCGTCGCCACCTGGAAGCGCTTCAAGGGCACGCACCAGTACCGCGTGCAGCGCATGCTTCACGACCTGATCCGCACGGAGGCCTACGGTGCGCCCTGATTTCCTTCGCGTGTTGCTGCTGTCCTCCGCCTGCGTCCTCTCCGCGTGCCCGTCGTCGCCTTCGCCCTCGGGGCCGGATACCGGCACGCCGCCGCCTGTCGATGCCGGCACGGGTTCCTCCGGTGAGGTGGCGCCCTCCTCGCGCGACAACCTGCGCTTCATGAATCCGGAGCAACTGACGGCCCACTTCGCCTCGGCGCTGTCCCTGCCGCCGGAGCAGGTGTGCAACGAGCTGGGCCAGTATCCTTGCGCCACCTACGCGCACACCGTGGTCCTGGGCGGCGTCGAGCCCTATCGCGTGGGTCTCTACGAGCCCCTGAAGGTCACGGGCGCGACGACTCCCAACGTCATCGACCGCATGGCGCTGGCGGCTTGCGCCCGGCGCGTCTCGCTCGACGTCACCCACCCCGAGGAGGCGGTCCTCTTCAAGGGCCTCGAGCTCGATGCGCAGGGGCGCCTGGCGAACCGGGATGGTGCCCCGGTCCGCGACGTCATCACCTCGCTCTACCAGCGTGTCCTGTTGCGAGACCCCACGGAAACGGAGGTGGGCGCGTTGTCGCAACTGGCCACCCGGATCGAGTCCACGGGTAGCCAGACACCGGGCCGCGACTGGATGACCGCGGCCTGCTTCTCCGTCCTCTCCTCCGCCGAATCCGTCTTCTTCTAAGGGAACGTCATGTCACTGCGTAACAATGGACGGCTCTCGCGCCGGGAAATCCTGAAGGCCTTGTCGATGTGCGCGGCGGGCTCCGCGACCCTGGGACCCTTGCTGGCGGGCTGCCGGGACGCGCTCAACACTCCGGCGGCACTCGAGCAACTCGGGGGCGTGCGCCGGGCGCGCCTGGATGGCAAGCCCCGCTTCCTCATCGTGGTGGGCGCCATGGGAGGCGCCTCCATCGTCGACAGCATGCTGGCGGTGCGGGCCTCGGAGACCTCGGCGGCGGGCGGCAACCCCGCGAAGCTCAACACCTTCGCCGATGCACAGGTGCAGAACGTGGAGGGTTCTCCGTTCCGCGCCGTGAAGGTGGAGACGAACTATCTGGGCACCATCCCCACGCTGGTGAAGACGGACCAGCTGCCCTTCGTGCGCAAGTACAAGGACAGCATGCTGGTGGCCACCTCGGTGGGCACGTCGGTCAACCACGCCGTCGCGCAGAAGCGGAGCCTGACCGGCAACAACGCCTGGCGTGGCCGCACGTTGCAGGAGTGTGTGGCCCTCCAGTACGGCGCCGGCCTCCCTCTTCCCAATGTGAACATGGGCAACGGGGGCTTCACCGAGCGCGGCACCGATGACTCCCTGCCCGCGTACTGCTACGGGGAGGTGGTGGCCAACCCCGCTCTCTGGCCCCTGGGCCTCGATGGGATGAAGGGCCTCAAGGACGTGCCTTCCCGCGAGGTGGTGGCTCTGGCCCGGAGCACGCGCGACACGCTCGATGCCCAGTCGGTCTTCGGGCGGACCTTCGACGACGCGGCGGCGCTCGAGCGGTGGAACGAGCAGCGCACCTCGGGGCAGGCCGCGCTGGAGGTCCAGGAGCTGATCAACCGCCTCAACGTGATGCCCGATCAGCCGCCGACGATGCCGCTCTCGGAATACGGCCTGTCGAGCTCCCCCGATGCGGAGCGGCTGCGCGCGGCCTTCCCGAACTACATGACGGATCCCGTGGAGGGGCAGGCGGCGCTGGCGTTCCTGCTGATCAAGAACCGGGTATCGGTATCGGTGACACTGGGCCCGTCGTTCAACCTCGCGATAAGTCCACCGAAGCAGTTCACCAACCCACCGCTGGCCTACGACTTCAGCCACAATGAGCACCGCTCGGTCCAGGCCTTCATGTGGTCGCGCATGATGGACACGATCGACAAGCTGATCGAGTTGCTCAAGTCGGAGCCCTTCGACTCGAGCGGCGAGAGCCTGTGGGACCGCTCGTTGATCTACATGGCCACCGAGTTCGGGCGCACGCGCACTCGGCGGGAGGGGGCCAGTCAGTTCGGCACCGGGCATGACCTCAACAACGGTTTCATGATCCTCTCGCCGATGGTCCGGGGCAACACGTTGCTGGGAGGCGTCGACCCGAGCACCACGCTGACCTACGGTTTCGACCCGCGCACCGGCGCGCCCGAACCCGGCAAGATGACAGCGAACGAAGCGGACATCTTCTCGGGCATCCTCACCGCGATGGGCGTCGACACCTCCGGCAGCGGACTGCCCGACGCGAGCGCCTTCGTGCGCACCTGAATCGCCCGGGACCGGGGGAGCCTTCTTCCCCCCGGCCCGTGTGCGCTGGATGAAGTCGCCTGAACAAGGGGTATAGATGTCCCGCACTGTCCAGTCTCTGTACGCACTCGGCATGCCCGCTGGGCTTCGAGGGCGGCGAGGCCATCTGCCCGTGCCACCTCTGTCACGGGAGTCACCGTGGTCATCGTGTAGTCATTTCCCCTCTCCCTTTGGGAGAGGGTCAGGGTGAGGGTCTTTCGCCTGGAGTGCGTGGCCTCATGTTGGAGCGAGGAACACGCGGGTGAAGACCCTCACCCCCCGCCCTCTCCCAGGGGGAGAGGGAGCATGCGAAACACGATCAACGGTACATGTCCACGTGGGGGATTCCGTCCTCGTCGTACACGTCCCCCACCACGCGGAAGCCGAAGCTCTCGTAGAAGCGCCGCAGGTAGTTCTGCGCTCCGATCCGGATGGTCGTCCCGGGATGGTGCTCCTCGATGAAGGCGATCCCCTTCTCCAGCAGCACCTTGCCGTAGCCGAAGCGGCGCGCGCTCGGGGCGATGACCACCCGGCCGAGGCTCGACTCCGGGAACTTCAGCCCCGGCGGTAGCACGCGCAGGTAGGCCACGAGCTGGGTTCCGTCCGGGCCCTCCTCGGTTCCGAACAGGTGGTGGGAGCCCTGGTCGTAGCCATCGATGTCCTTGTAGAAGGAGCGCTGCTCCAACACGAACACATCCTGGCGCAGCGCCAGCAGTCTGTAGAGCTCGTTGAGCGTCAGCTCGGGGAACGTCTTCCACTTCCAGTGTGGCATGGCTCTCCTATCCGGCGGCGGCCACTCAGGGCCGGTGCTCCGGGTGCTTCGGGTCCAGCGTATCGCGCACGGCGTCTCCGAGCAGGTGGAAGCCCAGCACCGTGAGGGCCAGCGCCAGCCCGGGAAAGAGGGCCACATGGGGCGCGACGAGCAGGTACTGCGTCCCCTGGTCCACCAGTGCCCCCCACGAGGGTGTCCCCGGAGGCGCGCCGAGCCCGAGGAAGCTGAGCGAGGCCTCGGCCAGGATGGCGCCGGGCAGGGCGGAGGTTGCCTGGATGACGAGCGGCCCCGCTGCATTGGGCAGCAGATGGCGGAAGAGGATGCGCGTGTTGCCGGCACCCAGGGCCCGCGCGGCCTGGACGTAATCGCGCTCGCGCAGGGTGAGCACCTGGGCCCGCGCCAGCCGGGCATAGCCCGTCCATCCGGTGAAGCTCAGGGCGAAGACGACGTGCGTCAGCGAGGGCCCCAGCACGGCGGTGATGAAGATGGCCAGGAGGATGCCGGGGAAGGCGAGCAGCACGTCGGTGAGGCGCATGAGGGCCTCGTCCACGAGCCCGCCCACGTAGCCCGCCAGCCCTCCGAGCACGGTGCCCACCAGCGCCGAGAGGGCCACGGCGAATACCGCCACGACGAGCGAGAGGCGCGCCCCGTGGAGGACGTGGGTGAGCAGATCGATGCCGTTCTCCCCCGCGCCGAGCAGGTGGCCGGGGCCGGGAGGAGTGAGCTCGGCGGCGAGGTCGAGGGTCTCCGGCGCATGGGGGCTGAGCACCGGGGCCAGCAGCGCGGTGAGGACGAGCAGCCCCGCCACGGCGAGGCCGAAGCGTCCGCCCACGGAGCGCAAGCGGAGCCTCCTCATGCGCGCCTCCGCACGCGCGGGTCCACGAGTGAGTAGGCCACGTCGGTGAGCGCGTTGACGAGCACGTAGCAGCAGGTGAAGACGAGCACGGTGGCGCGCACGGTGTTGTAGTCGCGCTTCTCGATGGCGGAGAGGAGCAGGGTGCCCATGCCGGGCCAGGCGAAGACCTTCTCGGTGACGATGGCGCCGCCGAGCAGGGCGCCGAACTCGAGCCCGAGCACGGTGAGGATGGGCAGCAGGGCGTTGCGGAAGGCATGCCGCCACAGCACGGCGCGCGGGTGGAGCCCCTTGGCGCGGGCCACGGTGACGTAGTCCTCGCGCAGCGCCTCCAGCATGGAGGCCCGCGTCATCCGCGCGAGGAACGCCGCGAGCGCGGTGCCCAGCGTGAATGCGGGCAGCACGAGGTGGCGCCAGGAGTCGGCGCCGGACACGGGCAGCCAGTCCAGCTTCAGGGCGAAGAGGATGATGAGCACCGGTCCCAGCCAGAAGCGGGGCAGGGCCACTCCGGCCGCGGCCGCGCTCATGGCCGCCGCGTCCACCGCCGTGCCCCGGCGCGAGGCCGCGAACACGCCGAGCGGAATGGCCAGCACCACGGCGATGACCATGGACGCGAGGGCGAGCAGCAGCGTGTGGGGCAGGGCCGTGCCGATGGCGGGCAGCACCTTCCTCTGGAAGGGCGGCAGCGAGGTGCGCAGCTCGCCGGTGAGGAAGTCCCGGGTGAAGTTCCACAGCTGGAGGTGCACGGGCTGATCGAGCCCCACCGCGCGGCGCAGTGCCTCGCGGTCCACCTGCGTGGCCTGCTCGCCGAGCATCACGTCGATGGGGTCTCCCGGCACGAGGTGCAGGAAGAGCGACACCAGCAGCAGCGCGCCCACCAGCGCCACCGCCGCGGAGACGAGCCGCCTCATGGCTCCACCATCCTCGCCCGCGCCAGCGGCGTGAACATGCCATGGGCGCTCGGCTCGAAGCCCTGGAGCCGCTGGGAGGCGACCGCCACGGAGCTCTCGTGCCACAGGGGCACCACGGGCATCAGCGCGTCCACCTGTTCCTGCGCCCGCGCGTAGAGCGCCTTGCGCTCGGGCGTGGACACACGGCTGGCCTCGTCGAGCAGGGCATCGAGCGCCTCGTCCTTCAGCGCGCCCCGGTTGAAGCCGCCCCAGTGGTTGGCCTCCGTGGGCACGTTGCCCGAGTGGTACGCGCCGCGCAGCAGATCCGGCTCGATGACGGAGGCCCACTTGAGGGTGAAGAGCTCGAAGTTGCCCCGGCGGATGTCGTTGAAGAAGGTGCCGAACTCGAGCGAGCGCACCTCCACGGCCACGCCACCGCGCGCGAGCTGCTCCTGGAGCACGAGCGCCACGGAGCGGCGGAAGCGGTCGGTGCTCGTCTTGAGCTGGAGCCGGAGGCGGGGTGCGCCCCCGGGCCCATCCGGATCCGGGTAGCCCGCCTCGTCCAACAGGCGCGCGGCCTCCTTCGGGTCGTACCGGCAGCCGGTAACGGGAGCCCAGGCCCAGTGCGTGCGCGGCAGCATGGATTGGGCGGGCTCGGCCAGGCCGTGGAACTTGTACGTGACGAGCGGCCCCACGTCGACGAGGTGGCACAGGGCCCGGCGCACCCGCACGTCCGTGAGCGGCCCTCCGCGCAGGTTGAGGCCGAGGTAGGCGAAGCCGGTGCCCGGTTTGGTGAGGATGCGCAGCGACGGCTCGCGCTCCAGCGCGGGCAGCACGGCGGGGGAGAGCGCGTTGAGCACCAGGTCCGCGCGCCCCTTGAGCAGCTCCAGCACGCGCGTCGTCTCATCCCGCACCACGCGGAAGTGCAGCCGGGGGATGGCGGGCGCGCCGTGGTGGTGGCCCGCGAAGGGCACCAGCGTGAGGTGCTCCTCGTCCGGCTGGGACTCGAAGCGGAAGGGGCCCGCGCCGATGGGGGCCCGGCCCTGGAGCTCCTTGCCCGCGGCCGAGGCCCGCTCGGCGGGGAGGATGCCCAGCGACAGCTCGGAGAGCAGCGGCGCGTAGGGCTGGCGCAGGTGGAAGCGCACCGTGCGCGCGTCCACCACCGTGACGCGCTCGACGGCCGCGTACCGCTCCGCCCTGGGGCTGGCGATGGCCGCGTCCCTCATGCTGTCGTAGGTGGCCTTCACGTCCTCGGCGGTGAGGGCACTGCCGTCGTGAAAGGTGAGCCCCGGGCGCAGGGTGAGCTCCACGAGCGTGGGCGACAGCTCGCGGAAGGACTCCGCGAGGTCCGGCACGGGTGTGCTGCTGTCGTCGAAGGTGATGAGCCCGGGGGTGATGAGCTGGGCGATGCGCTGGCCCGTGGCCGTCAGCGTGAGCCGGCTGTCCAGCGTCTCGGCAGGGGCCTCGATGAGCACGGTGATGCCCGGCGGCGGGCGCTCGGCGCGGCAGCCGGGCACGAGCGCCACGAGGAGCGCCAGGACTGCATGGCGGAGCGGCGGGGGCATCGGGTCCTTCGTTGTGGCACAGCGCCCTCCTGTTCGGAACTCAATCAGGAGCACTTCCAAGCCTTTCCTGATTGCCAGGCCGTCATTACTCCAGGGGCCGCGGGGGGCTCGATCGCACGGATGCACCATGGACTACCGCAGACCCGAGGATCCCCGTAGCACCGAAGAACTCATCGCCCTCTCCCTGAGAGGTGAGGAAGAAGACGAGCAGGCCTGGGATGCCATCGCCCTGCTCCACTGGAGGGGGACCCGCGAGGTCTTCGAGGCGGCCAGGCGTCTGGTGCAGTCGCCGCTGGCCAGGGAGCGCGGCCGGGGCGCGGACATCCTGGGGCAGCTGGGCATTCCCAAGCGGACCTTCCCCGAGGAGTCTCTCCAGCTCCTGCTGGACCTGCTCCGCCGGGAGACCGAGCCCGCCGTGCTCAGCTCCGCCTCGGCCGCGCTCGGCCACCTTCGGGATCCGCGCGCGGTGCCGGAGCTCGTGAAGCTCAAGAGCCATCCGTGCGCGGAGGTGCGGAGCGGCGTGGTTCACGGGTTGATGTGCCAGCAGGACCCGGAGGCCATCGCCGCGCTCATCGCGCTGTCGGGCGACCCCGACGAGGACATCCGCAACTGGTCCACCTTCAATCTGGGCACCCAGCTCGACATCGACACGCCCGAGCTGCGGGAGGCCCTGCTGCGCCGGCTCACGGACCCCAACGAGGAGATCCGGGGCGAGGCGCTCGTGGGGCTCGCCCGGAGGAAGGACCCCCGGGTGCTGGAGCCCCTCCTGGCGGCGCTCTCCGCCGACAACGTCATGGTCCTGGTGGTCGAGGCGGCGATGGAGCTCCAGGATCCGCGCGTGTATCCCCTCCTGGTAGCGCTCCGCGACGACCCTGGCGAGGCGGACCCCTACTTCCGCAGTGTCCTCCACGAGGCCATCCGCAGCTACGAGTCCTCGCTGTCCGCCGATTGACCGCTGCGGGTGGCGGGGCCCGTCATTACCCTTGCCGGCCGGAGGTGACGGCACATGGCGAAGGTGACGGGAACGGCCCTCGTGACGGGGGGCAATCGCGGTCTGGGGCTCGAGGTCTGCCGGCAACTCGGCCGGCTCGGCATGCGGGTGTTGCTCTCGGCCCGGGACATCGCCGCGGGCGCCGAGGCCACCGCCGCGCTGCGCTCCGAGGGCCTCGAGGTCACCTTCGAGCCCCTCGACGTCACCTCCCAGGAGAGCATCGACAAGCTGGCGGACCGGCTCGAGCGCCAGGGCCTCCGGCTGGCGTCGCTCGTCAACAACGCGGCCATCGCCCTGCAGGGGTTCGACGCCAGCGTGGCCGAGCGGACCGTCGCCGCCAACTTCCTCGGGCCCCTGCACGTCACCGAGCGTCTGCTGCCCCTCATGGAGGAGCACGGCCGCATCGTCATGGTGTCGAGCGGGGCCGGCGAGCTCGAGGGGCTCTCCCCGGCCATCCGCCAGCGCGTCGACCCACCTCCTTCGAAGGAGGAGCTGGTCGCGCTCATGCATGAGTTCGTCGACGACGTCCGCGGCGGCGGGTACGCGGCGAAGGGCTGGCCGGGCTCGGCCTACCGCGTCTCGAAGCTAGGACTCAACGCGCTGACCCGCCTGCTCGCCGCGGAGCTGAAGCCGCGCCACCTGCTCGTGAACGCCGTCTGCCCCGGCTGGGTGAGGACCCGGATGGGAGGGGAGGGGGCTTCACGGAGCGTGGAGGAGGGGGCCGACACCCTGGTCTGGGCGGCCACACTCCCCCCGGAGGGTCCCTCGGGGGGCTTCTTCCGAGAGCGCCGCGCCATCCCCTGGTAGCACCTGTCGGAGTGCCTCTTACCCATGCGGGGACGGCTCCTCCATGTCGGCCCGGGTGGGTAGAATTCACAGCGGTATCACACGCATGCCCGCCCCGCCGTCTTTCTCGTAAATCGAGCACTAGTCCACACGAGCGGCGACGCTTTGCCGCCTGGTGGAAGGCCGGGCACCCGGGACGCACTCTCCGATCGAGTGTCTCCCTTGCCGCTCCTGACTCCCCCTCCCATAATGGCCGTCACCTTCCCCGGAGAGCACGTGCAGGTTCACCGAGCCAGATCCCTCTTGGCCGTGACGTTTGCCATTTTCGTCACGTTTCCGCGCGCCGGCGCCGCCGCCGCGGACGACAAGAAGCGCGCCGAGCGCGAGGCACTCAAGGCTTCGTTGATGCAGGTCCTCCAACGCGAGCCCCTCAACGCCAGCCGTGTGGGCGTCCACATGATGAGCCTCGACGACGGCACGGTGGTGTTCAGCCAGAACGCCGACGAGCTGCTCAACCCCGCCTCCAACGTGAAGCTCGTCACCTCGGCGGCGGCGCTCGTCACGCTCGGGCCCGAGTACCGCTTCGAGACCGAGTTCCTCGTGGAGCCCGAGTCCGACGGTCTCAAGGCCAAGACGCTCTATGTGCGCGGCAAGGGCGACCCGTCCATCAACACCGAGCGGCTGTACGGCATGGTGGCGGACCTCTTCCACACCGGCCTGCGCGAGGTGCAGGACATCGTCGTGGACGAGGCGTGGTTCGATCCCGAGCGCACCCCTCCCGGTTATGACCAGGAGGACTCGGACCGGGCCTACATGGCCCCCACGGGCGCTTTGAGCCTCAACTGGAACGCGGTGGGCGTGTACCTGCGTCCGGGTGACACCGTGGGCGCCAAGGGCGTGGTGGAGCTCGAGCCGCCCAGCGACTACTTCGCGGTGGACAACCAGCTGACCACCGGCAACCACCGGGCCCGCCGTTTCTCGGTGGCGTCGGATGCGGCCGGCGCCCAGCAGAAGATCGTCGTGCGCGGTCAGGTGGCCCAGGGTGGCGGCTACATGAGCGTGTACAAGAAGATCGACAACCCGCCCATGTACTTCGGCCAGACGCTCAAGCAGATGCTCAATGCGCGCGGCGTGAAGGTGAAGGGCAAGGTGAAGCCGGGTGTCACGCCCCAGAAGGCGAAGCTGGTGTACGTGGCCCACTCGGAGACCTTCGACGTCATCCTCAAGCGCCTCAACAAGGTGTCGAGCAACTTCATCGCCGAGATGCTCCTCAAGACGATGGGCGCCGAGGCGCGCGGGGTGCCGGGCTCCTTCGCCAAGGGCATCGACGTGGTGGAGGACTTCCTCTCGCGCGAGGTGGGCATCCCCCGCGGCACCTACGTGATGAAGAACGGCAGCGGCCTCAATGACGCCAACCGCTTCTCCGCCGCGCAGATGGACCGCATCCTCCGCTACATGTACCAGCGCTTCCCGCTGGCGCCCGAGTACCTGTCCTCGCTGGGCATCGCCGGCAAGGACGGCACGCTGCGCTACCGCTTCGACGGCACCGAGGCCGTGGGCCGGCTGCGCGCCAAGACGGGCACGCTGGAGAACGTGTCGGCCCTCAGCGGCTACGTGCAGGCGGCCGGTGGGGAGAAGTTCATCTTCTCCATGATGGTGAACGACTACCCGGGCCGCTCCGGGCCGGTGGTGCGCGGGCTGGACGCGCTGGGCGCGGCGGTGGCCTCGGTGGGCTCCACCCTGGGCCCCGGGCGCGCGGTGGCGGAGCTCGCCAGCGAGGAGAAGTCGAGCAGCCCCCTGGCCGAGGTGACCAGCCGGGTGAAGACGTACCTGGCGCTGGGCAGCCAGAGGGATCCGCGCAACATCGGCTTCCTGCGCACGGCGTGGCGCAGCGAGAGGGATCCCGCGGTGCGCGCGGTGCTGGCCGAGAGCCTCTACCAGTCCAACCCGCAGGACTACCTCGGGGTGCGCACGCTGCTGGACAGCTACTCGGCGGGCTCGGAGGTGTATGGCCGGCTGCGCACGGTGGCGCGTGAGCTGTCGATGGAGGTCCCCGGGCTGGGCAGCATGGTGGAGCTGGCCGCCAGCGGCAACGCCGAGGCGCTCTCGCGCATCGTCGAGCTGTCCGGGGCTTCCCTGGGTGATGCCGGCTCCGAGTCGGAGATGGTCGAGGGCCTGGGCGCCGTGGCGCGCACGGCGCCGGAGGAGCTGGTGCAGGCGCTGCGGAGTGCCTCGGCGAAGGACCGCGAGGTGGCCACCTCGCTGCTGGCGCGCGGGCTGGTGCAGGCCGGTGAGGCGGAGCACCCCTTCTGGAAGGCGTTGAAGAAGAGCCTGGGCTCCACCGACACGAAGGCAGCCGAGTTCGCTCGCTCGCTGGAGGGCTCGCTGTCGCGCAAGGTGGCCGAGGAGAAGGCGCCCAAGCCGCAGCAGCTGGTGCCCACGCAGGTGGTGGCCCCGGCGGCCGTGGTGCCCATGGGCCCTGCCGCCGAGCGCACCGCCGAGACCCGTCCCGGCGGGTAGACGCTCGGTCCGCTATTTCCTCGCCTGCCAGACAGACAACGGATGACCGGGTGAATCCCTGTTCAGGTGGGGACTCACCCGGTATGCTATAGGGCGAGCTCGAGTGCGGGTTCTGTTCCCGCACCGGAAGCATGTGACCGGCCCGTGGTGGGTCGGTCCTCGAAGAGAAAGGACGCAGTCATGGCTGGAGGAGTCAACAAGGTCATCCTCATCGGCAACCTCGGCGCGGACCCGGAGGTGCG from Archangium lipolyticum carries:
- a CDS encoding DUF1501 domain-containing protein, with protein sequence MSLRNNGRLSRREILKALSMCAAGSATLGPLLAGCRDALNTPAALEQLGGVRRARLDGKPRFLIVVGAMGGASIVDSMLAVRASETSAAGGNPAKLNTFADAQVQNVEGSPFRAVKVETNYLGTIPTLVKTDQLPFVRKYKDSMLVATSVGTSVNHAVAQKRSLTGNNAWRGRTLQECVALQYGAGLPLPNVNMGNGGFTERGTDDSLPAYCYGEVVANPALWPLGLDGMKGLKDVPSREVVALARSTRDTLDAQSVFGRTFDDAAALERWNEQRTSGQAALEVQELINRLNVMPDQPPTMPLSEYGLSSSPDAERLRAAFPNYMTDPVEGQAALAFLLIKNRVSVSVTLGPSFNLAISPPKQFTNPPLAYDFSHNEHRSVQAFMWSRMMDTIDKLIELLKSEPFDSSGESLWDRSLIYMATEFGRTRTRREGASQFGTGHDLNNGFMILSPMVRGNTLLGGVDPSTTLTYGFDPRTGAPEPGKMTANEADIFSGILTAMGVDTSGSGLPDASAFVRT
- a CDS encoding GNAT family N-acetyltransferase; translated protein: MPHWKWKTFPELTLNELYRLLALRQDVFVLEQRSFYKDIDGYDQGSHHLFGTEEGPDGTQLVAYLRVLPPGLKFPESSLGRVVIAPSARRFGYGKVLLEKGIAFIEEHHPGTTIRIGAQNYLRRFYESFGFRVVGDVYDEDGIPHVDMYR
- a CDS encoding ABC transporter permease — its product is MRRLRLRSVGGRFGLAVAGLLVLTALLAPVLSPHAPETLDLAAELTPPGPGHLLGAGENGIDLLTHVLHGARLSLVVAVFAVALSALVGTVLGGLAGYVGGLVDEALMRLTDVLLAFPGILLAIFITAVLGPSLTHVVFALSFTGWTGYARLARAQVLTLRERDYVQAARALGAGNTRILFRHLLPNAAGPLVIQATSALPGAILAEASLSFLGLGAPPGTPSWGALVDQGTQYLLVAPHVALFPGLALALTVLGFHLLGDAVRDTLDPKHPEHRP
- a CDS encoding ABC transporter permease, producing the protein MRRLVSAAVALVGALLLVSLFLHLVPGDPIDVMLGEQATQVDREALRRAVGLDQPVHLQLWNFTRDFLTGELRTSLPPFQRKVLPAIGTALPHTLLLALASMVIAVVLAIPLGVFAASRRGTAVDAAAMSAAAAGVALPRFWLGPVLIILFALKLDWLPVSGADSWRHLVLPAFTLGTALAAFLARMTRASMLEALREDYVTVARAKGLHPRAVLWRHAFRNALLPILTVLGLEFGALLGGAIVTEKVFAWPGMGTLLLSAIEKRDYNTVRATVLVFTCCYVLVNALTDVAYSLVDPRVRRRA
- a CDS encoding ABC transporter substrate-binding protein, which translates into the protein MPPPLRHAVLALLVALVPGCRAERPPPGITVLIEAPAETLDSRLTLTATGQRIAQLITPGLITFDDSSTPVPDLAESFRELSPTLVELTLRPGLTFHDGSALTAEDVKATYDSMRDAAIASPRAERYAAVERVTVVDARTVRFHLRQPYAPLLSELSLGILPAERASAAGKELQGRAPIGAGPFRFESQPDEEHLTLVPFAGHHHGAPAIPRLHFRVVRDETTRVLELLKGRADLVLNALSPAVLPALEREPSLRILTKPGTGFAYLGLNLRGGPLTDVRVRRALCHLVDVGPLVTYKFHGLAEPAQSMLPRTHWAWAPVTGCRYDPKEAARLLDEAGYPDPDGPGGAPRLRLQLKTSTDRFRRSVALVLQEQLARGGVAVEVRSLEFGTFFNDIRRGNFELFTLKWASVIEPDLLRGAYHSGNVPTEANHWGGFNRGALKDEALDALLDEASRVSTPERKALYARAQEQVDALMPVVPLWHESSVAVASQRLQGFEPSAHGMFTPLARARMVEP
- a CDS encoding HEAT repeat domain-containing protein, which translates into the protein MDYRRPEDPRSTEELIALSLRGEEEDEQAWDAIALLHWRGTREVFEAARRLVQSPLARERGRGADILGQLGIPKRTFPEESLQLLLDLLRRETEPAVLSSASAALGHLRDPRAVPELVKLKSHPCAEVRSGVVHGLMCQQDPEAIAALIALSGDPDEDIRNWSTFNLGTQLDIDTPELREALLRRLTDPNEEIRGEALVGLARRKDPRVLEPLLAALSADNVMVLVVEAAMELQDPRVYPLLVALRDDPGEADPYFRSVLHEAIRSYESSLSAD
- a CDS encoding SDR family NAD(P)-dependent oxidoreductase, producing the protein MAKVTGTALVTGGNRGLGLEVCRQLGRLGMRVLLSARDIAAGAEATAALRSEGLEVTFEPLDVTSQESIDKLADRLERQGLRLASLVNNAAIALQGFDASVAERTVAANFLGPLHVTERLLPLMEEHGRIVMVSSGAGELEGLSPAIRQRVDPPPSKEELVALMHEFVDDVRGGGYAAKGWPGSAYRVSKLGLNALTRLLAAELKPRHLLVNAVCPGWVRTRMGGEGASRSVEEGADTLVWAATLPPEGPSGGFFRERRAIPW
- the dacB gene encoding D-alanyl-D-alanine carboxypeptidase/D-alanyl-D-alanine endopeptidase produces the protein MQVHRARSLLAVTFAIFVTFPRAGAAAADDKKRAEREALKASLMQVLQREPLNASRVGVHMMSLDDGTVVFSQNADELLNPASNVKLVTSAAALVTLGPEYRFETEFLVEPESDGLKAKTLYVRGKGDPSINTERLYGMVADLFHTGLREVQDIVVDEAWFDPERTPPGYDQEDSDRAYMAPTGALSLNWNAVGVYLRPGDTVGAKGVVELEPPSDYFAVDNQLTTGNHRARRFSVASDAAGAQQKIVVRGQVAQGGGYMSVYKKIDNPPMYFGQTLKQMLNARGVKVKGKVKPGVTPQKAKLVYVAHSETFDVILKRLNKVSSNFIAEMLLKTMGAEARGVPGSFAKGIDVVEDFLSREVGIPRGTYVMKNGSGLNDANRFSAAQMDRILRYMYQRFPLAPEYLSSLGIAGKDGTLRYRFDGTEAVGRLRAKTGTLENVSALSGYVQAAGGEKFIFSMMVNDYPGRSGPVVRGLDALGAAVASVGSTLGPGRAVAELASEEKSSSPLAEVTSRVKTYLALGSQRDPRNIGFLRTAWRSERDPAVRAVLAESLYQSNPQDYLGVRTLLDSYSAGSEVYGRLRTVARELSMEVPGLGSMVELAASGNAEALSRIVELSGASLGDAGSESEMVEGLGAVARTAPEELVQALRSASAKDREVATSLLARGLVQAGEAEHPFWKALKKSLGSTDTKAAEFARSLEGSLSRKVAEEKAPKPQQLVPTQVVAPAAVVPMGPAAERTAETRPGG